ttcaaatagtgcaatataacttcatttggatgaaacatggtcgtaacaacgataatagatggcaacaaaactcaacatcaaatttcaaggccattgaattagtgcaagatggcttcatttggatgaaacatggccgtaacaacgataatagatggcaacaaaactcaacatcaaatttcaaggccattcaaatagtgcaatataacttcatttggatgtatcatggcagtaacaacgataatagatggcaacaaaactcaacatcaaatttcaaggccattgaaatagtgcaagatggcttcatttggatgaaacatggccttaacaacgataatagatggcaacaaaattcaacatcaaatttcaaggacaatGTAattgtgcaagatggcttcatttggatgaaacatggccgtaacaacgataatagatggcaacaaaacttaacatcaaatttcaaggccatttaaatagtgcaagatggcttcatttggatgaaacatggccgtaacaacgataaaagacggtataaaaactcaacatcaaatttcaaggccattcaaatagtgcaagatggcttcatttggatgaaacatggccgtaacaacgataatagatggcaacaaaattcaacatcaaatttcaaggccattcaaatagtgcaagatggcttcatttggatgaaacatggccgtaacaacgataatagatggcaacaaaattcaacatcaaatttcaaggccattcaaatagtgcaatataacttcatttggatgaaacatggtcgtaacaacgataattgatggcaacaaaattcaacatcaaatttcaaggccattcaaatagtgcaatataacttcatttggatgaaacatggccataataacgataatagatggcaaaaatactcaacatcaaatttcaaggccattcaaatagtacaatataacttcatttggatgaaacatggccgtaacaacgataatagatggcaacaaaactcaacatcaaatttcaaggccattttttttataaaacatatatatatatattatatatatatatatatatatatatatatatatatatatatatatatatatatatatatatatatatatatacaatatatatatatatattgcgAGATGGTTTAATGCTTATGAACTAATTTATGTACAAAAACAGAATGACgcggggaaaaaaacataacatattttataacGTTAGACAACAATTGAGTACGCCTAGATCAATCATACCATCGTTGTTACCAACGATGTGGATGATATagtttgcaaacaaacgcaaaacaccTATTCTCTGTTCAGTACTAGCTCCGGCTAGTACTGGGAATTACAAACAGTTAAAAGAACGAGCACAACCTGGAGCTAACGCAGTAATTTTCTGTTGCAATAGCTCCCAAGCCGCAGAAACTCTTCTGCAACATGAAAATTTATGCTCCAGGGTTTCCACAAacggacaaaacaaacacgagtTGGTCACAATTCGCCCCATTCGGAAAAGAAGATCGCATGTTGGAATTTTTCCGTTGACCAACAGGAAAAGTGTCGAACGCTGAAGGGATGATAAGACTGGACAATTGACGTTTCTCCAGATCCTTCTCCAGCTGTGTTGTCGTGTCTCACGCACTATCTTAGCGTCTAGTAATCTGCTCGTAAGCATACGCCGCAACAGCCGAGACGATGGCCTTTGACCGTACTCTGGTGGCACGTACGCAAGTTGTTTGACCACGTTTCTCAGGCAAGGATATGTAGTCGGAATGCTTGAGAGATCCGGTGGATTACCGGCCCTGATGATGTGTGGCTCACCGATTGCTAGGCACTCTCGTTCTGCAAGATACCTGTTCGTCAAGAGAACATTAACTGTAACTGCTGGTATGTGCAGATTCAGACCACCTCGCTTCCGTGGTAGTGCCAGCTGATGAAGTGGGATCCGGATTCCTCCAGTGCCATGCCACAGAAAGGAACCAATAATACTAGTTACCTTCGCAATGTCCAATGCTCTGGCGCCACATACTGACGCCACGTACCACAGCTTCGGTAACAGGAAGGTGTTGAGAAGATATACCTTCTGCACAAGATTTAAATCTCTCATGCGATGCAGCCACACTAGAGATCTAAAGTGCTGGATTACGATGTCCCAATTCTGTCCCATGTCATCTCGGATGTTATTCGAAAATAGAATTCCGAGCAGTCGAAGCCGTTGAACAGTGTGTAGCCATGGGACAGATACTATTGTGGAAGCACTAACGATTCCTACGTCGAGTGCGTTGGTTTTGTCCACGTTGAGACGAGCACCAGAGACACTTCCAAATGCCTCAAATAGTTCTCGCACACGCTCGATTTTGTCAGGAGAGGTTGTCACCACAGAGATGTCGTCAGCATATGCGTTGACCAGGTCATCCTGGCCGCAGCAAATGCCTTCTAGTCTTGTGATGAGCGGTTGAAGGTAAAGGATGAAAAGGTGCATGGAAGAGGGTCACCTTGTCGGACAGAACGTTGGATCGGAAAGGAAGGAGAGAGGTGACCATTAATGAGGATGCGGGATGCTGATCGCTCACCAATAGTTCTCAAAAGCCCTACCAACCTCGGATGGAATCCCAAAGAGAGCATGGTTTCAAAAGGAAATTCCTATTGACGCGATCAAAAGCATGCGAAAGGTCAAAGGAGATGAGCTTACCACACTTTCGTTTCCTCTGCAGATCAATCACTCTCTCCTTAACGGAAAGAACAGCTTGAAAAATGTTGCGTGGTTTATTACAACATTTCTGCGCTGCCGAAATAATCTCCCACTTCCCGATGATGCCATCTAGTCTGTGTTTGACCATCCGCGACAGAAGCTTGTAATCTGCGTTAAGGAGTGATATCGGTCGAAATGCAGACATGGTACAACCTCCTCCCTCTTCCTAACCAACACTATGACCCCGTCAACGAAACTTTCAGGAATCTTTCCTAAGAGGGCCTCATTAAGAACTAGAAGAAGCTCTCTATTTATGATGCTGAATGCACGGTGATAAAACTCTTTGGGAATTCCATCCGGGCCAGGGGACTTTCTCGAAGGTGACTTTTAATTGCATCGAAAAGCTCACCATAAGTAAACTCGTCCATGCAATTTTTGTTGGCTTCGCAGTCCTCGGGAATAACGCGTGTGCTTGTAAATGTTGTTTCTGTGGTCGTTGTGGATGTGTCGGATGTTGTGTATAGATTTCTGAAAAGCCCTCAACATGAACATTTATATCCTTTAGCTCAGTTAAGGACGATCCGTCATCAATCGTCAGCTTGTCGATCACCGTTCGCCTCCTCCTTTGCTCCCCTAACTGAAAGACCGACATGCTCTCTCCGCATACGCGCGTTTCATTAATGCGGGTGAAGTCCTCGGAAAAACGTCTCTGAAGGAGAAGCATTTGTCCTTTTATACGATTTATATTCACTAACTCGTTAGGGTCCGTGACATATCGATCATAGGCGGACTTCAACCCCCTGTAGAGTAGTTCATGATGCAAGCGAAAACTTTGGTACcgttcatttgttttccaacGGAAAAACGACTTTATTTTTGGCTTCGCGAGCTCAACCCACCACTGCATCCACGAGCCGTAATTTCTACGCTGTCTGGTCCAATAGTTCCACTTGCATCCGAACTCCTCCAGGTTTGCGTCAGTTAATACATGTGGTCTCAGTTGCCAATAGCCATTGCTGTGCGAACGGCTCGGCGGGATTGGAAGGCAAACACGAACGGTAAGCGCCTTGTGATCGGAAAAGGACAAGACATGCATACTGGTCGCTCTTAACTGTGTTTTAAGTGAAGAGGAGACATAACAACGATCGATACGTGAACCCGAACCACTTGTGACATAAGAAAACTCCACTGAGTTACCCTTGAGAAGCTCCCAGCTGTCGCACATGCCCATGTTGCTTACAGCGTTTTGCAAAGAAAGGCTAAAATTTCTAGCGCCCGTCACATCTTTCGACTGCAACACGCAGTTAAAGTCACCCGCGAGAATAACATGGTTACATGCATTCCGCAAATAGAAAGGTAACGTTCGCCCGAAAAAATCCTCCCTCTCCGCTCTCCGCTGACTGCCCGAAGGAGCGTAAACATTGCACAGGGTGGCATTGTTCTCGAGTCGAACGCAAATCAGACGAGAATCTAAGCTGCGCTCGACATgggaaaattttaaatgttgACGTAAAGCGATCGCCGTACCCTCCCCGTCACATCAACATTGCAAATTACGTTATTCCCAGGAAGCGATAGATCTGAAATACATACTTCTTGCAGAAATATGATGTCCAGGTCCATCGTCCTAATAAATGTTTTGAGGGCTTCCAGCTTTGTCGCGTTAGAAATCGCATTAATATTAATAGTAGCTATATTATAGCTACTACCGAGATTACTACTTACCGGGTTAGGATTCATCGCAACAAAACTTAATTAATCTGTAGTgaagttgtgtgttttttggcgGTCGACCAGGCTTACGCTTGGACGCACTCATAACACTAAATGTTGACGAACATGAAGCGTCACTCTCATTATCCGTTTCCGGATTTTGCTTGCGTTTAACCGCAAGCGGTTCGTCGTGGGAAGGGATGGAAAAGGATGTGGAAGGGATTGCGAGCGGCTCTTTGAACATTAAGGCACCTGAAGGCGCCCGGCATTCCACCCTCATGGGCTCAGATGCAGCCGCATCGTTAGCATCAGTGGCAGCATCcgtagcagcggcagcatcggcaacagcagcggaaacagcggCATTGATAgtagcggcagcggcagcatcaTCGGCAGCAGGAGCAGTAAAAGTAGGAGCATCGTCATTTTCTACATGCGTTGCGACGGCACCAACGGCAGCACGCATCTTCTCCTCGGGTTGCTCACCACTGGCTTTCACGCTCCGCTTCGGACCCGAAGGCGGAGCGAGAGTTAGCGGCTCGATCGGGATCACAAGCCGATTAGCCACTTTCGATGCAGTGCTCGCTGGTGGCTTAGTAGTGTTTGTAAGGGAAGTAATTTTGGCCTTCCCTTTGCGTCGTCCCGTGGTGTTAGTACCTGCGGTACTAGTTGATGCTGTGTTCGCATCAGATGTTTGTGCTGGTGCTTGCTTAACGGTACTTGCGTACGATTTTGCCGCACCGCTGTTGAGGAGCTGACCCACACGGTTTTGGATGCAGCTAATACCGTGATGCAAAGCTTCATTGCAGTGACGGCAAGTTTGCTGCTGTCCGCGATACAACACACCGGTCATCTCACCACACACAGTAATGAAGGAAGGGATGGGTTTCGCCAGCTTCATGCGCACTATGCGCACACCCGAAGGAATCCCGGCAAGCCGCGTTCCGGCTCCCCAAACACCGGGCACAATAGTTAGCACTTCACCGAAGCGGTTCAGCTCAGCGGAAACGTTTTCGTCGGGGATTCCTGGCGGAAGATCACGGATGTTCACCTCCGTCGCACCATCCACCATCTCGATCGGAATCGGATACTGCTTCCCCTCGTGCGTGATGCAGTGCTTCCCCGAATGCTCCTTCACTATGCTTTCCGCACGTTCAAGCGTTGGCATAGTGACGTAGACGGCACTTTGCGCAGTGTTGCGTTGCACCATCTTCACATCCACACCCGTTTCTAGCACTTCAAAAAGGAAGTTCACGGTTTCTTCTAGGGTGGGTCGCTTAGGAGCCTCCGAATAGTCGATACGGAAAGTGTTCCTTCCATATCTTTCGGTCGTACACATTATGGcttgcaaatcaaaacaacaacacgtcCTCTCTCGTTGACGTTTGCAAGCGAACTggggccattgaattagtttaatatggcttcatttggatgaaacatggccataataacgataatagatggcaacaaaactcaacatcaaatttcaaggccattcaaatagtgcaagatggcttcatttggatgaaacatggccgtaacaacgataatagatggcaacaaaactcaacatcaaatttcaaggccattgaaatagtgcaagacggcttcatttggatgaaacatggccgtaacaacgataatagatggcaacaaaactcaccatcaaatttcaaggccattgaattagtgcaagatggcttcatttggatgaaacatggccgtaacaacgataatagatggcaaaaaactcaacatcaaatttcaaggccattcaaacagtgcaagatggcttcatttggatgaaacatggccgtaacaacgataatagatggcaacaaaactcaacatcaaatttcaaggccattgaattagtgcaatatggcttcatttggatgaaacatggccgtaacaacgataatagatggcaacaaaactcaacatcaattttcaaggccattcaaatagtgcaatatatcttcatttggatgaaacatggccgtaacaacgataatagatggcaacaaaactcaacatcaaatttcaagaccattaaaatagtgcaagagggcttcatttggatgaaacatggccgtaacaacgataatagatggcaacaaaattcaacattaaatttctaggccattgaaatagtgcaagatggcttcatttggatgaaacatggccgtaacaacgataatagatggcaacaaaactcaacatcaaatttcaaggccattgaaatagtgcaatatggcttcatttggatgaaacatggccgtaacaacgataatagatggcaaaaaactcaacatcaaatttcaaggccattcaaaaagtgcaagatggcttcatttggatgaaacatggccgtaacaatcataatagatggcaacaaaattcaacatcatatttcaaggccattcaaatagtgcaatatgatttcatttggatgaaacatggccgtaacaacgataatagatggcaacaaaattcaacatcaaatttcaaagccattaaaatatttcaagatggcttcatttggatgaaacatggccgtaacaacgataatagatggcaacaaaattcaacatcaaatttcaaggcaattgaaatatttcaagatggcttcatttggatgaaacatggccgtaacaacgataatagatggcaacaaaactcaacatcaaatttcaaggccattgaaatagtgcaagatggcttcatttggatgaaacatggccgtaacaacgataatagatggcaacaaaattcaacatcaaatttcaaggccattcaaatagtgctatatgacttcatttggatgacacaaggccgtaacaacgataatagatggcaacaaaattcaacatcaaattttaagtccattcaaatagtgcaagatggcttcatttggatgaaacatggccgtaacaacgataatagatggcaacaaaattcaacatcaaatgtcaaggccattgaattagtgcaagatggcttcatttggatgaaacatggccgtaacaacgataatagatggcaacaaaattcaacatcaaatttcaaggacattcaactagtgcaacatgacttcatttggatgaaacatggccgtaacaacgataataaatggcaacaaaattcaacatcaaatttcaaggccattcaaatagtgcaatatggcttcatttggatgaaacatggccgtaacaatcataatagatggcaacaaaattcaacatcatatttcaaggccattcaaatagtgtattatgatttcatttggatgaaacatgaccgtaacaacgataatagatggcaacaaaattcaacatcaaatttcaaggccattcaaatagtgcaagatggcttcatttggatgaaatatgaccgtaacaacgataatagatggcaacaaaattcaccatcaaattttaagtccattcaaatagtgcaataatggcttcatttggatgaaacatggccgtaacaacgataatagatggcaacaaaattcaacatcaaatgtcaaggccattgaattagtgcaagatggcttcatttggatgaaacatggccgtaacaacgataatagatggcaacaaattttaaaatcaaatttcaaggccattcaaatagtggaagatggcttcatttggatgaaacatggccgtaacaacgataatagatggcaacaaaatttaacatcaaatttcaaggccattgaattagtgcaagatggcttcatttggatgaaacgtggacgtaacaacgataatagatggcaacaaaactcaacatcaaatttcaaggccattcaaatagttcaagatggcttcatttggatgaaacatggccgtaacaacgataatagatggcaacaaaattcaacatcaaatttcaaggcctttcaaatagtgcaagatggcttcatttggatgaaacatggccgtaacaacgataatagatggcaacaaaattcaatatcaaatttcaaggccattcaaatagtgcaagatggctcatttggatgaaacatgcccttaacaacgataatagatggcaacaaaatacaacatcaaatttcaaggccattcaaatagtgcaagatggcttcatttggatgaaacatggccgtaacaacgataatagatggcaacaaaactcaacatcaaatttcaaggccattgaaaaagtgcaagatggcttcatttggatgaaacatggccataataacgataatagatggcaaaaatactcaacatcaaatttcaaggccattcaaatagtacaatataacttcatttggatgaaacatggccgtaacaacgataatagatggcaacaaaactcaacatcaaatttcaaggccatttttttataaaacacatatatatatatatatatatatatatatatatatatatatatatatatatatatatatatatatatatatatatatatatatatatatatatatatatatatatatatatatatatacatatatatatatatatatttgcgAGTAAAGTTTAATGCTTATGAACTAATTTATGTACAAAAACAGAATGACGCGggaaaaaacataacatattttataacGTTAGACAACAATTGAGTACGCCTAGATCAATCATACCATCGTTGTTACCAACGATGTGGATGATATagtttgcaaacaaacgcaaaacaccTATTCTCTGTTCAGTACTAGCTCCGGCTAGTACTGGGAATTGCAAACAGTTAAAAGAACGAGCACAACCTGGAGCTAACGCAGTAATTTTCTGTTGCAATAGCTCCCAAGCCGCAGAAACTCTTCTGCAACATGAAAATTTATGCTCCAGGGTTTCCACAAacggacaaaacaaacacgagtTGGTCACAATTCGCCCCATTCGGAAAAGAAGATCGCATGTTGGAATTTTTCCGTTGACCAACAGGAAAAGTGTCGAACGCTGAAGGGATGATAAGACTGGACAATTGACGTTTCTCCAGATCCTTCTCCAGCTGTGTTGTCGTGTCTCACGCACTATCTTAGCGTCTAGTAATCTGCTCGTAAGCATACGCCGCAACAGCCGAGACGATGGCCTTTGACCGTACTCTGGTGGCACGTACGCAAGTTGTTTGACCACGTTTCTCAGGCAAGGATATGTAGTCGGAATGCTTGAGAGATCCGGTGGATTACCGGCCCTGATGATGTGTGGCTCACCGATTGCTAGGCACTCTCGTTCTGCAAGATACCTGTTCGTCAAGAGAACATTAACTGTAACTGCTGGTATGTGCAGATTCAGACCACCTCGCTTCCGTGGTAGTGCCAGCTGATGAAGTGGGATCCGGATTCCTCCAGTGCCATGCCACAGAAAGGAACCAATAATACTAGTTACCTTCGCAATGTCCAATGCTCTGGCGCCACATACTGACGCCACGTACCACAGCTTCGGTAACAGGAAGGTGTTGAGAAGATATACCTTCTGCACAAGATTTAAATCTCTCATGCGATGCAGCCACACTAGAGATCTAAAGTGCTGGATTACGATGTCCCAATTCTGTCCCATGTCATCTCGGATGTTATTCGAAAATAGAATTCCGAGCAGTCGAAGCCGTTGAACAGTGTGTAGCCATGGGACAGATACTATTGTGGAAG
The window above is part of the Anopheles arabiensis isolate DONGOLA unplaced genomic scaffold, AaraD3 Autosomal_pericentromeric_contig0004, whole genome shotgun sequence genome. Proteins encoded here:
- the LOC120908272 gene encoding uncharacterized protein LOC120908272, translated to MCTTERYGRNTFRIDYSEAPKRPTLEETVNFLFEVLETGVDVKMVQRNTAQSAVYVTMPTLERAESIVKEHSGKHCITHEGKQYPIPIEMVDGATEVNIRDLPPGIPDENVSAELNRFGEVLTIVPGVWGAGTRLAGIPSGVRIVRMKLAKPIPSFITVCGEMTGVLYRGQQQTCRHCNEALHHGISCIQNRVGQLLNSGAAKSYASTVKQAPAQTSDANTASTSTAGTNTTGRRKGKAKITSLTNTTKPPASTASKVANRLVIPIEPLTLAPPSGPKRSVKASGEQPEEKMRAAVGAVATHVENDDAPTFTAPAADDAAAAATINAAVSAAVADAAAATDAATDANDAAASEPMRVECRAPSGALMFKEPLAIPSTSFSIPSHDEPLAVKRKQNPETDNESDASCSSTFSVMSASKRKPGRPPKNTQLHYRLIKFCCDES